A window of the Brassica oleracea var. oleracea cultivar TO1000 chromosome C1, BOL, whole genome shotgun sequence genome harbors these coding sequences:
- the LOC106324471 gene encoding serine/threonine-protein kinase rio2-like, protein MKLDVNVLRYLSKDDFRVLTAVEMGMRNHEIVPSELVDRIAGLKHGGTYKVLKNLLKYKLLHHDRSKYDGFRLTYLGYDFLAIKTLVNRGVFTGVGRQIGVGKESDIFEVAQEDGTILAMKLHRLGRTSFRAVKSKRDYLRHRSSFSWLYLSRLAALKEFAFMKALQEHDFPVPKAIDCNRHCVIMSLVQGYPMVQVKQLQNPETVFEKIIGIVVRLAEHGLIHCDFNEFNIMIDDDEKITMIDFPQMVSVSHQNAQMYFDRDIECIFKFFRKRFNMTFQEDRDEADETEVEVDENSRPSFYDITKDANALDRELEASGFTKKEQNDLDKFIEGEMEKSEDSDEDEESDDEEETCESNEEENLNEMKSLKLQEKEQKSSGGVEEEAELDDNEKGESSGDEAGRDEELDKKLGKQRRRAMAAARGGRKSQSSRNTYKDKGGRSQNSKIHNNMSGGW, encoded by the exons ATGAAGCTTGATGTGAATGTGTTGAGATATCTATCCAAAGATGATTTTCGAGTTCTCACTGCTGTGGAGATGGGCATGCGAAAC CATGAGATTGTTCCTTCTGAGCTCGTAGATCGCATTGCTGGTCTAAA ACATGGAGGCACTTACAAGGTCCTGAAGAACTTGCTCAAGTATAAGCTTTTGCATCACGACAGATCTAAAT ATGATGGATTCCGACTCACTTATCTGGGTTACGACTTTCTTGCCATTAAAACATTGGTCAACCGTGGTGTCTTTACCGGTGTTGGTCGTCAGATTGGGGTTGGCAAAGAGTCTG ACATATTTGAGGTGGCTCAGGAAGACGGAACTATTCTGGCAATGAAGCTGCATAGACTAGGGAGAACCTCCTTCAGAGCTGTCAAATCTAAGCGTGACTACCTGAGGCATCGCAGTAGTTTCAGCTGGTTGTATCTCTCCCGTCTTGCTGCTCTCAAGGAGTTTGCTTTTATGAAG GCTTTGCAAGAACATGACTTTCCGGTTCCAAAAGCTATTGACTGCAATAGGCACTGCGTTATCATGTCTCTTGTCCAAGGCTACCCCAT GGTTCAGGTGAAGCAATTACAGAACCCTGAGACAGTTTTCGAGAAGATTATAGGCATTGTTGTTCGTTTGGCTGAGCATGGTCTAATTCATTGTGACTTCAATGAATTCAACATCATG ATTGATGATGATGAGAAGATTACGATGATTGACTTCCCACAAATGGTATCTGTTTCACACCAAAATGCACAGAT GTACTTTGACCGTGATATCGAATGCATATTCAAGTTTTTCAGGAAAAG GTTTAATATGACTTTCCAAGAAGATAGGGACGAGGCGGATGAGACAGAGGTGGAAGTGGATGAGAACAGCAGACCATCTTTCTATGATATAACTAAAGATGCCAATGCCTTGGATAGAGAACTAGAAGCTAGTGGTTTCACTAAAAAGGAGCAGAATGACCTCGATAAA TTTATCGAAGGTGAGATGGAGAAGAGTGAAGATTCTGACGAGGATGAGGAGTCTGATGATGAAGAGGAAACTTGCGAGTCAAATGAAGAAGAAAACCTAAATGAAATGAAATCATTAAAGTTGCAAGAGAAG GAGCAGAAAAGTTCAGGTGGAGTCGAGGAAGAAGCTGAGTTGGATGATAATGAGAAAGGAGAAAGCAGTGGAGATGAAGCTGGTAGAGATGAG GAGCTGGACAAAAAACTGGGCAAACAAAGACGCAGAGCCATGGCAGCGGCCAGGGGAGGCAGAAAGTCGCAGTCTTCAAGAAATACGTACAAGGACAAAGGAGGCCGTTCCCAAAACTCCAAGATCCACAACAACATGAGCGGCGGCTGGTGA